In one Solanum lycopersicum chromosome 11, SLM_r2.1 genomic region, the following are encoded:
- the LOC138339615 gene encoding uncharacterized protein gives MITTGIFWLTTLGLQKFTSKETPMPAIDMPDREKFMIIEVWKQTDFLCKCYILSALMDDLYNVYSAMTTSKELWDALEKKYKTKDACLKKFVIAKFLDYKMVDSKTVGSQVHELQLILYYLIAEDMIVNEAFQVSAMIKKLSPSWNDFKNYLKHKRKEIKLKDLLIRLKIEEDNKNSEKKSRKSSTIIGVHIVEEALPKKKRERSPTGRS, from the coding sequence ATGATAACAACGGGTATTTTttggcttaccactcttggtctgcagaaatttaccAGCAAAGAAACTCCAATGCCTGCTATTGATATGCCAGACAGagaaaaattcatgattattgaAGTGTGGAAACAgacagacttcctatgtaaatgctacattttgagtgctttaatggatgacttatataatgtttatAGTGCAAtgacaacttcaaaagagttgtgggatgcacttgagaagaaatataagacaaaagatgcatgcttgaaaaagtttgtgatcgcaaagtttttagactataaaatggtagatagtaaaactgttggatcacaagtgcatgaacttcaacttattctctaTTAtttgattgctgaagatatgatagtaaatgaagcttttcaagtgtCTGCAATGATCAAGAAGCTGTCTCCTTCGTGGaacgatttcaagaattatctaaagcacaagcgtaagGAAATAAAGCTTAAAGATCTTTTGATtcggctcaagattgaggaagataacaaaaACTCCGAAAAGAAGTCtcgtaagagttcaacaatcattggagttcatattgttgaagaagccctaccaaagaaaaaaagagaaagaagtccaacgggcagaagttag